The genomic interval TGGAGTCGGAGAGGCTGGTGCTGCTCGGCGAGAACGCGCGTCTCGGGTTCCGCGCGtcggcggccgaggaggaagcggcggccgcggcggcggagctggggtacatgcggcggcgcgcggcggagatGGCGCGGCTGGTGGTGAAGCTCCGGGAGGACCACCGCGTGTGCATGCTGGGGCGCAAGATCGAGGCGCTGCAGTCGCAGGTGTACGGGCTGGAGCTGCGGAACCGGGAGTGCTACGAGGCCATGGCGGCGTGGGAGGCGGAGCGGAAGCTGGGCATGGCGGAGATCGAGCGGCTGCGCGCGGAGAACAAGCGCCTGGCCGCGGAggcttcgacggcggcggcggcggcgaggcggaagCGGAAGGGCGGAGGCGGGTGGATGTGGTGGGCGCGGGTGCGGATGGCGGCGGAGTGGACGCCgtgctcgccggcggtgaggaAGGACGGCAAGTACAACGCCGGCGGCTGCTTCTGCCTCTAATCTGTTTGCTTCGTTTTGGCGCGGCGGTACGTGTTTTTTTGGGTCGGCATGTGTGTTCATTTTGCCCCTCGGATTGTGGTGAAATTGCGTTCAAGTATCAACAAGGGGATTGTGGTGAAAACTGCACTAGAGACAGGTTTAGTATGAGACTAATTAGCGAGAAGTGGGTAGTTTTATCTGGCTTGTAAAATGGATCAGCTGCATGTTGGTGGTAAAACTAGTCTACTGAGACTcgagtatataaatattactgGATGTTCTAAGTTGGTAGACCTGGTGTGTAATGTAACTGTGTGCGTGCTATACACCCTCCGGTCACGAAAACATTTCTCATTTAGAATGGGATTtagtcaaatttttaaaattttgataaacaaCCTAGTTTAAATAGaagataaatgatatatatagatttttttattgaaaagtaCTATCATCATagtatcataaatatattaagttttataaatttaatttgacaCTATTGTTTATGGAATTTTATTAGGTTTCATCACCCTACACAAAGGCATAATTATCAGCTGCGTCAGACGGCTATCTTTTGAATTGAAATGAAGTGCGTAGCTAAGAAATGATTGTTACAGTATGCAGGGGCGTACCGTAGACGATGAAGAATTAGAGGTTATTATTTCCACCACCCTGTCCTTGTTCCATTCCACATCTTGTGTATGCGACGAAATCGTTTTATCTTCCGTGCTCGCGGATAAAATGTGGGGTTGGAATTACGACCTCTTTACCCAAAGCAAGAGAAGCAGATTAATAATGGGAGTGCTATGTTTTTTTCCACCAACCTGCAATCCGATGGTGATTCCTCTGTCCCTTTCCAGACCTCCAGGTCCATATGTACGAGGAATGgggcatttaattatttatcacttgctacagtaacatatttaacaatttattaCCCACTCTGTGTCATATTAAATATCACCTCTGAGAGTAGCAAATACTACACTTTACTCCATAATCGAAATGGAAAACCCAGTATCAAATCCCGTTCAGGCCCAACAACGGAAATGGGCCGCACGTGAGTTACAGCACCGTACGTAAGCCGGCAGTCCCGTTCTTGGGCCTCATGTAACCGTTTCGGGCCAATGAACATGGGCCGTACCCTCCTCCGTCGCCTTCCCCGGCGCCTGCGTCACTGGAAACGGTGAGCTGTCTGGAGTCTGgacggccatggccatggcaatGCATGGGCAGAGTGGAGGGAGGACTGGAAGAAGACGAGGCTGCCGGCGCAGGCGCGCACTTCCACTTCTTCTCGCGGTTCTTGATACCGGTGAGCTAGCCGAGGACGCGCGTATCCGGTCTCCGGGAACACGTAAACccttcttcctcgccgccacaGTTCCTTGGGGCTCCGCTGCTTCAGCTTGCACGGCGGCGGGTTGTGCCCTCgccgctgcagctgcaggtTCCAAACGCCGCAGATCTCGCACACGCAGCTTACTAGCTGTTCGTTTCGTCGCCATCGGCGTCCGCGTCCGATCGAGAAGCGACACCTCCGCCACTGGGTCTATGTAATGTCCCCCGCCAAGAATCTCATCTTCAATTCGGTAGCTACGGATCGGAACGAATTCAAGAATTCACCGAGCAATCAAGAAATCAATCTACCGCCAGGCTGCGCTTCTTCTTGCCAGGCGCGCGTTTCTTCTAAACGTCGCTTGCTGTTGTTGGAAGCCTGGAAAAACAATTCCATCTCTCCCAATGTCCAAGCCCATATTTTCACTCAAACTTATGCTTGTaagatttataatttaaattttactaaaataataataaaatattataatatttaatacattaaATTGGAAAAGATAAACGATCTGCACTGGTCCTAGCAGAAGCATCACTCGAATGCCGAAACGGAGGAGAGCGTCACTGCAGCACCCAGCGTGGTCGCTTTCAATGCACATCTCTCGTCCACATGGCGCACGGAGTCGCACACACCGATAGATCGATGCACACACGGTTTCGCCCTTCACTGCACTGCACCAATCacaccgccatcgccatctATTCCACGACACGTTATATGGACATGACAGGGCGACGATGTAATGCATACGTGATGGTCATATGGGAAATATtatcattttaattattatttaataatataaacaataaaattaattattataaaattaaaatccacttgataaagataaaatacgAGCTTTTATAGAagcttttttaaaagatacTTGGGTAAGTATGCGTGTAAAAGTCGATGGATAAGGGCGCGTACAAAGGGCTCTAATTATCGTCTCTATTGATGCATGCTCGCTGACGTGGAATAGAGACGATAGGGGAGagaaaatttgttgttttgtatgaagtcagcaaaacatcgcCTCTTGGCGCATAAAACGAGGAGACAACCATAAAATCTGTTTTGTACGTGTGCTGGCTCTAATTAGAAACACTGATCAGAAAGGAGATCGCGTGCAAGTAAACTAACGTCGTTCGTTCGGCGACCCCGCCTCACTTCACTGAACAGAAAGGGGGCCCTATTGAGAATTACGAGCAGAAAATCTATTTACAAGTGTCAGTTTGAGAGACTGTCCTTTATACGAGaagttttttctgctgacgTGACTTGAGATAGAGCCCACTGCCGTCGAACATACCCTAATCTGGGCTAAAAGAACCGAGCCATGGTCTTCCATTCACTCTCGTTTCTCTGAACATACTGTACGCACTTCAATTCATTTTTGCTTGTTTAATCCACGACAACAGGCAAAGCCAAATGCCCCTCCGTGATCAACGGATGAATCAATCCCCACACATCAATGTTTCAGCGCAAAAAGGCAAGAGCAATGCAGTTGCCCATGCCCAGGATATATTGCAGGGAACCGGCCGGAGCAAAACCTGCTGCCTTTTCAAACCAAAACTCTTTCCGTAATCTCAACGGCGCCATTCATCGGCCTCGCTGCTGTTCATCACCGGTCCgccattttcttttccaacacAATCAATTCACCATCTCAGCTACGTTAGCTCTCTGTATGTCCACTGTAATTATAAGGCTTCTCTTAGTCCTCCAAACCGAGAAATGAGAGCACTGAACAGGTGTTAATCCCTCTTAATTGTGTTAACGTGTGTCACTATGTTGATAGTTTCAGCTAGCATGAATACGAGGGAGACATCTTTTGAGAAATTTGGTTATTTGAGACTCTAAACATTGCGCTTCGTAGTTTTGCTATTTGAAACATGGACTTCGCAAAATTAGGACTCCAAACATATAATACTTGATTTCATTGTCattttatgtattttctatattttctcatCCATTTCTGTTGTATTTGTAACCTGATAAGACATCTTTACCCTTCAAATAACCAAATTTCTCaacatcttttagctttttcaaGAAGAAAGTCAAACGacgtatttataaacgaataataattcacaaataaaatttttatatacgtgttcattgtgataaaaaaagtcaaaactaaaaaaactacaataaaatattaaaattaactttaaatttatgattaaaattttaaattttagtttgtaaGTACAGCCAATAGCAAAAAGGATAGTGTGGTAAAGCATCACTGCACTGAGCAGTGAGCCTATCACGCCACCGACACAAGGCAATGCTTCAGCAACAGCAGCCCATCTTTTCTGGACAGCAAGGCTTTTCTGTCCCAATTCGACGGCGATGACACTCATACTGCATGTTGATTGATATATTATATTCCGAGCCCTGCAATCCATAACACAAGATGAAAGACAATATCTGGACCATATTGTAGTGTAGAACGAGTCTGCTTTGATTACTACTGGTATAATGGCATTagtacaataataataatgctCTACTGCTACTAGAAAGCTGCTTTTTTGTCCAGGAATTCCATTCCAAACTACCTAACCAGAGCCACTAGATCAGGAAAGAGACTGATTATAAGCTGGGTAGTTATTAGTATATGAGCTAAAACGCTTTCATCAGTTAGAGAGATTCATTTGTTTGTCCTGTCCATGCCAAACCTTATTTGACCTATTCGGTGCCTGTCATGTGTTCAGTTGCTGACTTTTGGTGATGTGAAGTCTGAAAAAGTTAGTTACTGAAGTTTCTTTTGGGTACATAATCTATACTACTATTTCATAGGCCTGCGTTGCCCTATGTATAGATTTGTTAAACAGTTGTGTCATTATGATACTAATTGCATGTACTAATGTACAATTAGTACAGCTATACTGAACTCTGAAGTAAAAAGGAAATGGGGCACTTTTTTGCAGTGACAGCACGAATCCATCAGACACTTGGGATCTGCATTTGAATACGTAGTTTTCTGTTCTTTTTGTCAGCATCAACGAGTGAGCTGCAAAATTCAGTGACAGTCAGAACCGCCCAATGTTCCTCCGTTCTCTAatcagaattttttaaaaaagagtcAGACTTACCAAGAGTTGACATAGATTGTTTTGAAGAATGGAAGGTACTTCGATTGTGATTAACAGTCATTCTGCTGTATACGCAAGATCGGTTCCGGACATGGCGTCATTTTGCTTCAATTGGGCAGAGCACTAATCTGCTGAAACCTGAAATAGAAGAACACTGTAACTGTACGTCAGTATACATGCAAGACAGTCTACGAATCCACTCTGAAACTCTTGTAAAGAATTACTCATCGTATTTTGACACTATCATTCTACGTTTCGTTAGCCCTATCCCAAAGTTTCCACGTGCTCCACACAGTAATTATAACGGTGAACAACACCAAACTCTCGAGAGTTTTGATGATAAGGCGGTTAGTCTATACTGCTTAAAAATCATAGTCGTTTAGCGCGCTGTCATCGCGAGAaatctgaaaagaaaatacaaccGCTTATTATGAAAGCAAGGTTGGCTGAAGAGCAGTAGAGCACAATTAGCCGTGGAAGGGAAACCGATGGCCTTAAAACAAGTACCGATAGCGCCTTCGTCTTtccatttttcttatatttataagctaaaattaaaatttttaactttaaatttagagttaatttatgaataaaacttttatatatatgtattctcagTGATTTAAAGTTAATGCTGAAAGATAAACtttagtaaattttttttctaaaatcaactctaaaattaaagttgaaaattcaaattttaggttataaaaataaacagaaacaaaaggaCGAGATGTACATATCTATTTAACCCGGTGGTCTCAATTTAcccatatgaaaataaaattgccGTTTAACTCTATTACATGAAGTCAGCTTAACAATGTTAAACTCAAGACTAAAACACTATTTATACACTTAGTTTTCTCACATTTTTGTTTGTGTCAAGATTTATGCTGAATTTATCAATGTTCaatcaattttgttttcaaacttgctataaaaataaaatcttaagTAAGTAAAGCAAGGCCACCAGTGTCATTTAGGTCATGATTTTAACCATGTTAACCTAACATCACGGAACAGAGCTAGacattagttttatttttgaaaagcaGAGTCAAAGAACCAAAGATAAGAAATGAAGGCTGTATTGCTAGCTAGACTTTAAAATAGAATCAAAAGCACAATTGCCccttaaaaaaaggaaaaatactAGCAACAAGAAACGCTTGTTGATTGGAGAGGTTTGCCTGAGGAGGCGCGTCAACACTCAACAGCAACACGACGAGAGCAGCGAAGGGAAGGGACCGAAGCCGTGGCCGCGTGGTGGTGCGAACGagccaaaccaaaccaaacacacgCGCACACACAGCGAGACGGGTGAAGCAAAGCGACCAGTCAAAGAGACCGAGCCTCCCATCTCCCTTTTATTTTGCACCGACCCGTTCCACTCTCGACTCGCGCGCGCTTCCTTCGCCACCCACcgacgccacgccacgccactCGCCCACACGAGACGAGCACGAagcctctcctccacctccacctccgcctccgcctccgcctcgccccgccccggaggaggaggagcagagggagggagcagggagggaggagaggcagAGCCCGCCTGCCAAAAATAGGCGGCCCTGCCCCCGCGGGCGCGCGACACATGGGCGTCCCCTCCGCTCGCGACGCCCAccggcccggcggcggcggagacgctGGGAGCGTGCTGTTCGAGGTGGAGCagtcggcctcgccgccgcccatgtCGTCCTGCGGCCGCTACATCCTCCACCGCGTCTGCAGGTTCGACACCCTTGCCGGCGTCGCCATCAAGTACGGCGTCGAGGTACGTACACGCCTAATCCATTCCCCATGATCTCTAGTACGCCTCGTGTGTGTTCGCCTGTGATTCGATGGCGCCTCGCCTGCTCGGCTCCTCGTGCAGGTGGCGGATGTGAAGCGGGTGAACGGCCTCACAACGGACCTGCAGATGTTCGCGCACAAGACGCTGCGGATTCCGCTCCCCGGAAGGcacccacccgccgccgccgcctcggccccatcccatcctcctcccctctccatcCACGCTGCCGACGCTGCCACCGATCGTCCCAGGTATGCACGTTTCAAGGGATTTGCATTTCCCGACTAAATGGTAGATTTGCAAATGTCTAAGACACCTTAATCTACGTGAAGCAAAGTCTTGCCCGTTTGTTTGTCCACGCTGTGCGGTTCATTGCatacaattttcttttccacgGTTACAAAGTCAATATATTCAGGCACAAAATCTGAACAAATTTGTGCTGACTTTGCAGCTGCTATCTTAGTACCTGTAGTGCGCAAATTTGTAGTAGTGCATAATTTGACAAAACGAGCCAGAAGTCCAGAACTAACTCGGTGAGGAGGTAGGCAAGGTTTGGCTGAAATCCACACGAAACCGACTGGCTGCTTCTTCCCGCTGGTCTCACTCTTGCTATCACTGTTCAGCATTAAACGCTAACTTGACGCTTAGTCCATAGTGTCAAACTGGCAACTGAGTGCCCTTCCTTTCTGAACCTTCGAAAAGAGGGGCTGCCACTGGGTTGCGAGTGATGGGAACATCCATAGTAAAGCAACGAGGAATTGAGGAAAGGGGATTGCGATCCTACCTGTGAACAGATGTGCTGCACTCCACAAGTCCACATGCATTGCACTCACTGCCCAGTGCCCACACATTTTTAGTTCTTTTTATATTCTTCACAGAAAAGTATCTAGAACATGGGAATAGATTAAGGTCCCATGAGAACATTTCATAGCACCGACtgtccacacacacacacacacacaaaatttgCTTTGCTTCTCAAGAGTTCGAGTGTAAAAGGACGGCATAATTGATTGATGTAGATTCTCAATAGTACTTCCCTCTAGTTGGCATTTTCATATGCTAGCTGCTGCTCTTTTCTAGTTTAATGATTGTACCATGTGACGCCTTTCCACAGTTCTGACTACAGTCCCTTAATATCCGTGGACATTTCATGTGTATATTTGATGCTTTGTCTGCAATAACAATGTAATTTATTTCAGAGAATGGGCTACCTGTCGCCCTCCCAAAAATGCTGCCTTCGATCCATTCCTGAAACCACCACGGAGCACAGTTTCGTCTTCCATGAACCTCTTGCACAGTTACTATGGCCTTTCAAAACCTGCAAAGGGGGACCCAAAAAATGAAGGCACCGAAATGGCGACATACAGTATAGGTAATTCCATTACTGTTTGCTTAGATGTGAACTATGATTTGGAGATCAACTAATCAACTAAATTATGAATCTGATTCACATCCAGGTCAGAATAGGAAAGCTAGAAGCTTATCAACGGGTTTTTCTCTTGTAAATGGTGATGCTACTTGGGAGGTTGATGATGCCGAAAAGCCAATAAGACGACGCCAGAAATCTGATAGCGAGTTTTCAACATGGGAGGGCAATAGTGGTGGTGTATTGATGAAGGCGGGCCCAGGTTTGGCATTGAGGCCTAAATCTGGCAATCGACCAGATATAAACAACAGCCAGCAGGATCTTGTAGCGACTGCAGTACCTTCATATGGTGATGGATTGCAAGCTGTGAGGAAGTCATCAAGCACTCCTGAATTCCAAGATTCAGACAACAGCATTGCTTCTGAGTGGCTTAAGAGCAAGTTGGGCTTAAAACCAGATGCATTCACCCTCCCTCTCCCAATCTTGCTTCTCGACAGCATTCCAAAGCCTATCTTCGACAGCTTTCCGAAGCAAATTGCTGCTTGGAGAAATAAGGCTGCCAGAGATTAGTATGGTTTGCAGCTTGGTTATATGCCTTGCATATACAGGTTGTTATTGGTGCCGAAAGGGCCTGGAGCCTGGAGAAGTTCAGGGTTTGGTTTATTTCTTCCCCAACCAAACAGCAGAGCTAGTTCAGGCAGTGGATATTATAAACACACAGAAACACCTCCTCCATAACTTACAAATGTGGTGCGAAACTGCGAAACGACGTGTTGGATATATTATACGCTAGAGTTCTAAATACATACTGTGTGCTGAACCTGCTGCAgcaaagcagcagcagttgtTTCCTGTCATAAATTATACTAGTTTGGGACTTGGAGTGCCTCTTTTGGGGCTTACTGGAGCTTATTCTTTTGTACACAATGCAGAACTGCACATAGGCAATATATAGATCAGAGGGAAAGAATCAGAATGTGTGTTCTTCACTTGTTCTCTTGACTAATAAAGAGGTGGCTTTATCCGTTCTTCCATATTGCTGTCCCCTAGGATTTCAGTTTACTTTTCTTAAACTATGCCATGCCTCCTTTGGAATGGACTGtttttggaggaatttcaCCGGTCATAATCAAAGATTCACCAAACAGTTAAAAGGTTTGTTACAATTCTAACAGGATAAGAGTGGCACTGCATGGCATGTTACTTAAATCTTTTCCGCACTGCactttaaaaaatgttatgcAGAAATTAGTAGTTCTGGAAGAAAATTTCCTACAAAAAAGCTGCCCCCACGCAGGATCGAACTACGGACCTTCAGTTTACAAGACTGACGCTCTACCACTGAGCTATAGGGGCTTATGCATTGTCGACAGGGAAGAATTATTAAAATTGAATCAACCCCAGCTTGAAGAGAGATCCCCAAGCCGCCAAGCGATTCACAGTACGCCCTATCGACAAATGAACAGACTCCAATCCACACAAATCTTCCAGTGTGATTAGAATCAGACCGtacttttattttgagatgaagAAACCAATAATTCAGAAAATAGGTGCAGGAGAGTATTGCATTAAAATGGCACATCCTGAAAGTATCCGTATTATATATCAAACGGTTTTTCTTTTGATGCCCACAGATGAACAAACCAATAATTCaccaaattgtatttacatatgggctatttttttattaattttctttatttttaatttagaaatagTATTTCTaatatgattcttttttattgttcTTATTTACCTGTATTTTAAGCTATACTTgtacataaacttttttttacatttaatctttaatttaaaattttagatacttctaaattgtaattATATGTGTCaactttctcttaattttacttatttgtaaccgaaattttagatgtttccaaattgtatttgTAGATGGACTCTTTtgtcaatatcaattattttaaattttttaatatgagaTTTGGATAAAATCTGAATgattctaaactgtatttacacgtgcactcttttttattatgtttatttgtttttaattctaaaatcatAGTTATAAttggattgtttttttattaatacgGGATTTTCTAGCCCATGAGAATGAACGTGATGATttcattttctattatttgtatatataatagatagatgtTACTCAAATAACAACTTTGTCTTGGAATTGCTACCAATCAACTTGTTTTGGGACAAAGATATACTCATGTTTTCAATCATACTTGTCATATCCGAAGTATTTAGGATCTCCTAAACACTTTAAGTTTTCTTGTTTGGGTTCGAATGGTGGGGGTTAAGATCTTTACACACAACCTTTATTAGTTCTATATTGTTGCTTTATCCTAACCTGACATACCATAGTTATCTCTTGGATGATCTTTGTTTTTGTCGTCTTCCGCATCCTTACCACCATCTTTATCGTCATTGGTCTCATCATATCCAATTTCTTTACTCCCCACCTCTATTTTCCATTTCGTATCTTCTGCCTCTAGttcttatgttatttttctttgatctcTATTCTCTCATAATCAACACTTATTGTAGACACAAAGTATAATGCCTCTATCACCCTccgccctcctctcctttgCCTCATGGCTTCAACGCCTTCACCGTTGCTTCAATGTCTCCAAATCATTGCCACCTATCACTGAGCTCTTTACAATCCCCTCTAAAATTGAATTGAACACCTCATGCATTCTCTTTTTATATCCTAAATTTGAATCAATCGCCAAAACTTAACTAATCGTAAGAAATCGGTATACTTCAGGAGAACTCACGTGACCCGTGAACACAATAATGGAGCAAACCAATAAAGTAAGAATTATCCTAAATTTTCATTGAATATCATATATCAAatccatttttaaaatatcagcCGTGAAAcattagtttatatataaaattattcatgaaaaaagattataataaataaaaatatatcaggtcgaataaaacaaatgcttGACAACTAAAAAAGACAGTATCCTGGTTCACCcaccttttctctctctccttccacCACTCGTGAAAATGTGTGCTGTACTGCTGTGCACAGAAAGATTCTGTGGCACTATGGTGTGCTGCCAAACAGGCAAACATCCAAGGGTCCTTTGTACGTGGCCGGGAATGCGTTGCGCGCAGGCTACCCCACAGGTCACCTCTCCGCAGAAGATCCCTGTGTCTGTAGACCCACAGGGCCAATCCAATACACCGCCCTGGGAACAGTCACTGACAAGCCTGCCCACGAAGCAGGTGGGTCCCGCCGGTCAGAGAGAATCCCTTGCGAAGCGGCCTGGTCTTTGGGCACGAGCAACACACCGTCTCTGTACCAGTCGTCGTCGAGAGGGGCGCAGtgtggtcgccgccgccctcaccctctcctcccgctgctccgccgccgcgcgcttcCTCTCCGGCGAGGCCTGGGCTAGCCGGCGGGACGCGCTCTTCTCGCGCGCGAGAGAGGGAGGCCGCGGGcgcggggggaggggagggagagagagagagagagggaggggagcgaGAGATTCTTCCTCGAGCCCGCGTCCAACCTTCGAGAATGGTGGTAAgcgctccctcctcctcttctctcctctgctCTCCCCTCCTACCACCCTGTACGACGTCGGTTTGGCCGCGCCCAATGGTTCCGGGGACgctcgtgctgctgctgttcatGCGCGATTCGGTTGTGCGGTGCTTGGGGTTTCCCTCTGGGATTGGGATGGGGGCTCCTGGTCTATTTAATCGCGAAGtgattatcattttttctgtATACTTGATGCATTCTGGATCCTAAAATCATCTGTTACTACTTTAGAATTCGATCTGTGATGTCGCTCGTGGCAGAACATCCCCAACCCCCCTTCGATTAAGGGTTTTAACAGTTTAGCGATCCCCTTGAGATTTGATGAGGCTATGTGATATGGGGAGTGGCAGTATGCCTTACACAAGATGCTACATTAACTCGATTTAATCCTTGCGTATTTTCCCCCCCTCCGAATTGCTTTATTTTCACTGTAAGTCGGGATATTTGAGATATGATGCTTAACTCATGTCACAGGATTGGGCTAGCGATAGCGACGATGACAGCAAGTTCTGTTGGCATGATGATGGTGAGGCCGAGCCCTCATCTGCTGCAGCATTGAGGAACGCGGATGCTCCTGGTC from Oryza brachyantha chromosome 3, ObraRS2, whole genome shotgun sequence carries:
- the LOC102710288 gene encoding uncharacterized protein LOC102710288: MGVPSARDAHRPGGGGDAGSVLFEVEQSASPPPMSSCGRYILHRVCRFDTLAGVAIKYGVEVADVKRVNGLTTDLQMFAHKTLRIPLPGRHPPAAAASAPSHPPPLSIHAADAATDRPREWATCRPPKNAAFDPFLKPPRSTVSSSMNLLHSYYGLSKPAKGDPKNEGTEMATYSIGQNRKARSLSTGFSLVNGDATWEVDDAEKPIRRRQKSDSEFSTWEGNSGGVLMKAGPGLALRPKSGNRPDINNSQQDLVATAVPSYGDGLQAVRKSSSTPEFQDSDNSIASEWLKSKLGLKPDAFTLPLPILLLDSIPKPIFDSFPKQIAAWRNKAARD